The nucleotide window GGCGATGGCGCCGGACGAGACAATCAGAACCTCCTGGCCGCGACCGCGGGCGGCGGCGATGTCTTCAGCCAGTGCCTCCAGCCAGGCGCTGCGCACCGCCCCGCTCGCCTCGTCGGTCAGCAGGGCGGAGCCGATCTTGATGACCAGGCGACGGGCACTGGCCAGATCGGTGCGCGCGGTGGCGCGGGCCTTTTTCGCGGCGGGCCCGGTCATGGCCGCCGCCGGCGTTTGTCGACCGGCAGTGGTGACCAGGCGACGGCAGCGGTCTCGTCAGTCATATCAGAGGCGGCGGCGGTGTTCTGGTCCAGCACGTCCGGGTCCAGCACGTCCGGGTCTGCCGCGACGGCGCTGTCGCCGATGTCACCATAGGTGTCGTCACGGGCAGCGGCAGCGGCTGCGGCGCGCGCGGCGGCGACCGGTTCGGCAATGGCGCGCAGCACATCGTCGAGGCCGCGTCGCGCGGCCGACGACAGGAGATGGACAGGCCGGCCGGCGGCGGCGGCGAGCGCCGCCTGCTTTTCCCGGATGTGGGACTCTTCCACCACATCGCAGCGCGACAGAGCCAGCACCTCCGGCTTGTCGGCAAGACCCGCGCCATAGTGTTCCAGCTCGCCGCGCACGGTGCGCCAGGCGGCGACGCAATCGTCAGCCGCTGCATCCACCAGGTGGAGCAGAGCGCCGCAACGCTCCACATGGCCGAGGAAGCGCGTGCCGAGGCCGCGACCCTCCGCCGCCCCTTCGATGAGACCCGGCAGATCGGCCAGCACCATGGTCATTTCGCCCACCGCCGCCACGCCCAGATGGGGATGGAGGGTGGTAAAGGGGTAGTTGGCGATCTTCGGATGGGCGTGGGTGACGGTGGCCAGGAAGGTGGACTTGCCGGCATTGGGCAGGCCGATAAGGCCGGCATCGGCGATCAGCTTGAGGCGCAGCCAGACCCACAGCTCCTGCGAGTCGCCGCCGGGGGTGGCGCGACGCGGCGCCTGGTTGGTTGACGATTTGAAATGCTGGTTGCCAAGCCCGCCCTTGCCGCCGGCCAGCAGCCGCACGGTCTGGCCGACGTGGGTGAGGTCGGCCAGGATCCGCTCGCGCTCTTCATCCAGAATCTGGGTGCCGACCGGCACCTGCAGCACCAGGTCCTGGCCGCTGCGGCCGCTGCGCTGGCTGCCCTTGCCGTCCTCGCCACGTTCCGCCCGGAAGTGTTGACGATAGCGATAGTCGATCAGGGTATTGAGGCCGCCAACCGCCTGCAGGATGACGGAGCCGCCACGGCCGCCGTCGCCGCCGTCGGGGCCGCCGAACTCCACATACTTCTCACGTCGGAAGCCGACACAGCCATTGCCGCCGCCACCGCTGCGCAGAAAGATTTTGGCTTCGTCGAGGAACTTCATGCGCTCATGTCCGGCGGAAGGGGCCCCGGGGGAACCCCGGGAAGGACGCGGGTGGGGACGGGGTGGTCGAGGTAGCGGGCGGTGGGTTCAGCAATGAGGCGATGGCGGGACGAAGCAAGGCCGCGCGATCCGGGCGCCATAACGAAAAAAGGGGGAATGGCTGACCATCCCCCCTTTTGCGGCTGGCGCAATGGAGGGTGGCCTATGCGGGCGGCACCACGGAAACGAACATGCGGCTGCCGGAGCGGCGGAAGGCAACCGCGCCGTCGGCCTTGGCGAACAGGGTGTGATCGCGGCCCATGCCCACATTGACGCCGGGATGCACTTTGGTGCCGCGCTGGCGGATGATGATGTTGCCGGCGATGACGGCCTCGCCGCCGAACTTCTTGACGCCGAGACGACGACCGGCGCTGTCGCGACCGTTGCGTGAGCTACCGGCGGATTTCTTGTGGGCCATGGCTGTGGGCTCCCTAGGCGGCGCCGCCCTTGGCGACGATGTCAGTAATGCGCAGGACCGTCACCTGCTGACGGTGGCCGCGTTTGCGGCGATGGTTCTGCCGCCGCTGCTTCTTGAAGACGATGATCTTGTCGTTGCGGTCCTGCTCCAGCACCGTCGCCTTGACCGACGCCCCGGCAAGGACCGGTGCGCCGAGCCGGGGTGCGGCGCCGTCGCCGCCAACCATCAGCACATCGTCCAGGGTGAGCGTTGCTCCGGCCTCTCCGGCCAGGCGCTCCACCCGGATAACGTCGCCGGGGGCGATGCGGTACTGTTTGCCGCCGGTGCGGATGACTGCGTACATCCTGAACCTCTGATGAGCGGTGGCCCCTTTGACGAACACGGGGGTCACGAAAACAGGCCAAAAACCCGCCCGGCCGAGGCCGGCGGGAGAGGGGCGGACTATAGCCGCCCGGCCGGCCCTGTCAATTGCCCGGTGGGGCCGCAACCGGGCGCGGCAGCGGCCGGGGCGGATGGCGGGCCCGGGCGGGGGCCAGGCAGAGGAAAGGTGAGGCCAGGCGCGGCCGTCGGCCAGATGGCGGACCAACGGCCTTGCCAGTGGGGGCGTGCGCTGATTAAGTGCCGCCGCACCGCCGATCCGGCCCAGGGCTCCGGCCCCCGCCCGGGCGGCGGCACCCCGGCGGAGGGGTGCCAGAGTGGTCGAATGGGGCGGTCTCGAAAACCGTTGTGCCCTATGGGCACCGTGGGTTCGAATCCCACCCCCTCCGCCATTAAGTCCTTTTCTTCGTTCATTCTACAAAAGAGAGTCGAACCGGCGGGACGGTTGCCCACATTCTGCGGGGCTTCAAGCCCGCGCCTGCGACGAACCGAACCGGAGACATCCGGCATTCGGGTATTTTCGTTCTCTGATCGCCGATTCTCTCTACAGGCGGTTCAGTCGGTTCGGGTTCCTATATCTGAGATTGTCACAGATTTGGACTGCTTGTGCGTTGTTGACACTTTGATTAGGACGATTATGAAATTCTACGAGACGATCATTGGACGTCTGACATGTGTCAGGAGTGGACGTTGCCGCTTGACCGGTGTTGCTGGCAGAGACCACGACTCTACGGCCGAGAAATCCCTCCATCAGACTCAATCAAGTCGCCGCATTTGGCGACCACATACTCGAACTCGGCACTAGCTTGGCTGATGATGCCGCCTAGCCGAAATGTCACGAAATTTGTCGGATTCTCAATTGCCGTGATTAGTGGACCTCCGCTAATGCCACCGAGATCGTAGTGCGTTGGCATTGAAGGGACGCTCGCTCCGTCCACCTCGAAATCCCTTTCAACTCTCCAAGTAATTTGGTCAGCAGAGACCGTTCTTGCGATGCCTAGGGCGGTGAAGAGGCCAAAGTTCACGTTCAAGGGCTGACATACGTTGCGCTCTTGGCCGGGGAAGCCACCCAGCATGATGCCGCAGCCTTCCTGCGGGCGCATGGGAGGCCACAACGAGATCGGAGCCACCGCGTGACCAATTCGAGTCGTGACGCTCTGATCGAGTGCAAAGGTGGCGAGATCTAGAGCGTCGTTGATTTGGATGAGCCGTTCCGTGAGATCATCGATTATCGCGTCGCCAAGCTGCAACCGGATCGCTCCATCGGCCGCCGCTGTTTCGTATCCTCGTATGACGTGCGCGGCAGTGATACCTAGCAGCATCTGAGGCGTCTCGACAAAGGTCACCGTTCCATTGGAGACTATTTTTTGCTCCGCCGTGTCCACTCGCCACCAATAGAGCGGCACGCAGCAGCCCTGGATGAATTGGCGACACGTGTCACCATAGGCGCCGGCTATTAGTTCCCGTGCGCCATCTTCATCAATGGGGTGGTCAGTAGGTAGCGTGGTCCCAGACGGCATATCAATATCCTAGCATATGGAGTGTGATCGACGTGGACTCGAACCAAGAGCTGTGAGGACTGCCGCCTACACCTATGAACACTGGGCGCTAGCCTTGAATTCAGTTCTATAGAGTGCCCGCTCAGGGTCAAACGCGGGCAATGGGATCATACTGGACTAGCGTGATCTGCAAATTTACTTCTTTGTCTGATGGTGCAACCATCATTATTATTGCATATTGCTAACGGTTGTTGTGTTCCGGACCAATGCATTTCCTGCACTTTAGAAAGCATCAATCGAATTGAAGTAATGCTGTCTGTGCCGGCCAACTCAGCGGCAGATCGGTACGCTTGGTCAGTATCTCGACAGTGAGGTGCGTGGGCTGGATGCCGGTGAGGATCGCTTCGACGATCCTCGGCGCGAGGAACGCCAGTGGTATCATCCGCATGACATAGCGGTCGCTGACGCCGTCTTTTTCGGAAATCTCACCGAGGGACCGGGCGC belongs to Alphaproteobacteria bacterium and includes:
- the rpmA gene encoding 50S ribosomal protein L27, with the translated sequence MAHKKSAGSSRNGRDSAGRRLGVKKFGGEAVIAGNIIIRQRGTKVHPGVNVGMGRDHTLFAKADGAVAFRRSGSRMFVSVVPPA
- the obgE gene encoding GTPase ObgE; the protein is MKFLDEAKIFLRSGGGGNGCVGFRREKYVEFGGPDGGDGGRGGSVILQAVGGLNTLIDYRYRQHFRAERGEDGKGSQRSGRSGQDLVLQVPVGTQILDEERERILADLTHVGQTVRLLAGGKGGLGNQHFKSSTNQAPRRATPGGDSQELWVWLRLKLIADAGLIGLPNAGKSTFLATVTHAHPKIANYPFTTLHPHLGVAAVGEMTMVLADLPGLIEGAAEGRGLGTRFLGHVERCGALLHLVDAAADDCVAAWRTVRGELEHYGAGLADKPEVLALSRCDVVEESHIREKQAALAAAAGRPVHLLSSAARRGLDDVLRAIAEPVAAARAAAAAAARDDTYGDIGDSAVAADPDVLDPDVLDQNTAAASDMTDETAAVAWSPLPVDKRRRRP
- the rplU gene encoding 50S ribosomal protein L21, whose amino-acid sequence is MYAVIRTGGKQYRIAPGDVIRVERLAGEAGATLTLDDVLMVGGDGAAPRLGAPVLAGASVKATVLEQDRNDKIIVFKKQRRQNHRRKRGHRQQVTVLRITDIVAKGGAA